The Nycticebus coucang isolate mNycCou1 chromosome 5, mNycCou1.pri, whole genome shotgun sequence genome window below encodes:
- the NBPF12 gene encoding neuroblastoma breakpoint family member 12, with amino-acid sequence MEMSLTTSSGQRAEMSTLETNRYLRSQLEKNKQNFRDLTEKYLTSTATAFCLANRLQKYNCEEYKDLIASVLEEELPFEKGELVEERRPASWLRKHDLLIQTQAQELTHLQQIIQEGRSACYLFTQHVKNTVKSFESLLRNTDIAHYQGQRLCEQLVQGGQLAESLASKLTTKNHNGKKDEDTQELLALRSSMKLWLQVALI; translated from the exons ATGGAAATGTCTCTTACCACTTCTTCCGGTCAGAGGGCAGAAATGAGCACCCTAGAAACCAATCGGTACTTGCGCTCCcagctggaaaaaaacaaacagaacttcCGAGACCTCACAGAGAAGTACCTGACATCCACAGCGACTGCCTTCTGCCTGGCCAACCGCCTGCAGAAATACA ATTGTGAAGAATACAAAGACCTCATCGCATCGGTGCTGGAAGAGGAGCTGCCCTTTGAGAAAGGGGAGCTGGTAGAGGAGAGGAGACCAGCTTCATGGCTTCG GAAACATGATTTGCTAATTCAGACTCAAGCCCAAGAACTGACCCACTTACAGCAGATAATCCAGGAAGGGAGAAGTGCCTGCTACCTTTTCACCCAGCATGTGAAGAACACAGTCAAGTCTTTTGAGAGCCTCCTCAGGAATACCGACATTGCCCACTACCAGGGGCAGAGACTCTGTGAGCAACTGGTCCAAGGAGGCCAGCTGGCGGAGAGCCTGGCCAGCAAACTCACGACGA AAAATCATAATGGTAAGAAGGATGAAGACACACAAGAGCTACTGGCTCTCAG GTCTT CTATGAAGCTGTGGCTCCAGGTTGCCTTGATTTAA